A window of Candidatus Tanganyikabacteria bacterium genomic DNA:
GGCCGGGCCCGCGGGTGCCCACGTCTTCGCCCGGACGCCGCTGGAACCCGATGGCGACCACTGGGCGTTCACGGCCGCGTGGGACGGCGGAACGTCCCGGGTGCGCCTCTCGATCCCCGGCACGCACCACGTGCAGAACGCCCTGGCCGCCCTCACCGTCGCGCTGGCGCTGGGCTACGCGCCGCCGCCCGCCCTGACGCTCGCCCCGCCGCCGGTGGGCGGCCGCAGCCGCCTCGTGGCCGTCGGCGACGTGGAAGTCCTCGACGAGTCCTACAACGCGAATCCGGAATCCGTGCGGGCGACGCTCGAATCGTTCTGCGCCCTGCCCTGCCAGGGCCGGCGCGTCGTGGTCCTGGGCGACATGGCCGAACTGGGCGATTTCGCGGAGGAGGCGCACCGCGCCATCGGACGCCACCTCGACGATCTCCCGGTGGACCTCGTGGTGGCGGTGGGCGACCTGGCGGCCCTGATCGCCGAGACCACGGCACGCGAGGCGCTCCGCTGCCGGTCCAACGCCGAGGCGGTCGAGGCCCTGGGCCGCGCGCTGCGCGCCGGCGACCGCCTGCTGGTCAAGGGTTCGCGCGCCGGCCGCCTCGAGGAGATCATCGCCGGCCTCTCGGAGGTCTACGCGTGACGGCCGGCTTCATCCCGCTGGGCGCGTCGTTCCTCCTCGCCCTGCTGCTGGTGGTGGCGCTATCTCGACCCGGCGTGGCGTTGCTGACGCGCCTCAAGACCGGCCAGATCATCCGCGAGGAGGGGCCGCAGGCGCACCACGCCAAGGCCGGCACGCCCTCGATGGGCGGCTGGCTGTTCGGGGTCGCGGCGGTGCTGGCCACGGTTCCCTTCATGCGCCCGGACCCCGTGGTGCTGGCCACCCTGGGCCTGTTCGGCGGCTTCCTGCTCCTCGGGTTCCTCGACGACT
This region includes:
- a CDS encoding UDP-N-acetylmuramoyl-tripeptide--D-alanyl-D-alanine ligase, with translation AVLTARAAEVPPGPAVVRVADTLAAFGALARAWRDRLGIKVVAVTGSSGKTSTKEAIADLLGRFAPTARSFANYNNEVGVPLTLLGLRPGPEVAVLELAMRGPGEIRYLTEIARPDVGVITNIGTAHIGRLGSQDAIAQAKGELLAAMGPQGVAVLNGDDPRCRALGAGRETARFFSAAGPAGAHVFARTPLEPDGDHWAFTAAWDGGTSRVRLSIPGTHHVQNALAALTVALALGYAPPPALTLAPPPVGGRSRLVAVGDVEVLDESYNANPESVRATLESFCALPCQGRRVVVLGDMAELGDFAEEAHRAIGRHLDDLPVDLVVAVGDLAALIAETTAREALRCRSNAEAVEALGRALRAGDRLLVKGSRAGRLEEIIAGLSEVYA